Proteins encoded in a region of the Triticum dicoccoides isolate Atlit2015 ecotype Zavitan chromosome 3A, WEW_v2.0, whole genome shotgun sequence genome:
- the LOC119268123 gene encoding uncharacterized protein LOC119268123 — protein MAMLRDVWIPSNQCYFTGLLWPSFEAENFELKPGIIALVQQHQFGALPTEDPYEHLLRVMEYSDTVKYHGVPQDIIKCMLFTFYLRYDARAWYRSLPSRSYSWNEISQGFLDKYFPLQKQSAIRDEIFNFVQREGDSLYDAWERYKALFRRCTNHGLERWLELHIFYDGLTLDTRAYVDMAVGGDITNKTLIDAFLLIESIAFHQLQWYNEMPTSNSLACLQQITSPQQKCLTQKPEPASLCDKIELAWTIFDDDDTILVGTHPSNHMDTSVGDSVLHCDDSSMDEPELQLVAFDIEESP, from the coding sequence ATGGCGATGCTTCGTGATGTTTGGATCCCAAGTAACCAATGCTATTTCACAGGGCTACTTTGGCCGTCTTTTGAGGCAGAAAATTTTGAGCTAAAGCCTGGTATTATTGCTTTGGTTCAACAACATCAGTTTGGAGCATTGCCTACTGAAGACCCTTATGAGCACTTGCTCCGAGTCATGGAGTATTCAGATACAGTAAAGTACCATGGAGTTCCTCAAGATATTATCAAGTGCATGTTGTTCACATTCTATCTCCGATATGATGCTCGTGCTTGGTATCGATCCTTGCCATCAAGATCATACAGTTGGAATGAGATATCACAAGGATTCTTGGATAAATATTTCCCACTACAAAAGCAGTCCGCGATTCGAGATGAGATCTTCAACTTCGTCCAGCGTGAAGGCGATAGTTTGTATGATGCTTGGGAGAGGTACAAAGCCTTATTCAGGAGATGTACTAATCATGGGCTCGAGAGGTGGTTAGAGCTGCATATATTCTACGATGGATTGACTTTGGACACTCGAGCTTACGTCGATATGGCAGTGGGTGGAGATATTACAAACAAGACACTTATTGATGCTTTTCTGCTGATTGAGAGCATAGCCTTTCACCAACTTCAGTGGTAcaatgagatgcccacctctaattCATTGGCTTGCTTGCAACAAATCACTTCACCTCAGCAAAAATGTCTTACACAAAAGCCGGAACCAGCTTCTCTGTGTGACAAGATTGAGCTTGCATGgactatctttgatgatgatgacaCTATCCTAGTTGGCACACACCCTTCAAATCATATGGATACTAGTGTTGGAGATTCAGTTTTGCATTGTGATGATTCTTCCATGGATGAGCCAGAGCTGCAGTTAGTTGCTTTTGATATTGAGGAGTCACCTTAA